One Tessaracoccus lacteus DNA window includes the following coding sequences:
- a CDS encoding HNH endonuclease signature motif containing protein, with protein sequence MDSLRDAGADAWEVASQRAGVIAGQAAQLNADLVGLMVEVLETNCWSGGGIRSPEHWLQLMTAVSPAHAADIVAVARRKGDFPELEARLARGTVSLDQMVVVARHVPAEYAESVTEFVQAATVSQLRRVLPKYLFEPGTPGPVEDPPDPVAPVDDAPRLQMGLRDGRFVLRFDANPLDGALVEQAIREAKDALFTAGDPDATLADGLVECASRSLHQTRPASRREHYRVLVHLDADGNGWLNKRGSLPSRLMKKLTCDGTLKPVWTRDAKPVSVGRSMRIVPERTRRLIEDRDGGCRFPGCNVTGFLENHHLYHWSKGGATDIDTLISLCPRHHREHHQGEFSIEGDPGTPTGLRFTNRHGLPIERDIPDEIPAPDHPPPEKQPIRGWIMDTTSINFRPTG encoded by the coding sequence ATGGATTCGTTGAGGGACGCCGGAGCCGACGCGTGGGAGGTCGCCTCCCAGCGCGCGGGCGTCATCGCGGGTCAGGCCGCGCAACTCAACGCCGATCTGGTGGGCCTGATGGTCGAGGTACTGGAGACCAACTGCTGGTCCGGTGGCGGGATCAGATCCCCTGAGCACTGGCTGCAGCTGATGACGGCCGTCTCACCCGCGCATGCGGCCGACATCGTGGCCGTGGCACGCCGGAAGGGCGACTTCCCCGAGCTGGAGGCCCGCCTGGCGCGGGGGACCGTGAGCCTGGACCAGATGGTCGTCGTCGCCCGACATGTGCCGGCCGAGTATGCCGAATCGGTCACCGAGTTCGTGCAGGCAGCGACCGTGTCCCAGCTGCGCCGTGTGTTGCCGAAGTACCTGTTCGAGCCCGGCACCCCCGGACCGGTCGAGGATCCTCCCGACCCCGTGGCGCCGGTCGACGACGCACCCAGACTGCAGATGGGGCTGCGTGATGGCAGATTCGTGCTGCGGTTCGACGCGAACCCGTTGGACGGGGCGCTGGTGGAGCAGGCCATCCGTGAAGCCAAGGATGCCCTGTTCACCGCCGGCGACCCCGACGCGACCCTGGCTGACGGGCTCGTCGAGTGCGCCTCCCGGAGCCTGCACCAGACCCGGCCGGCGTCCCGCCGTGAGCATTACCGGGTGCTGGTGCATCTGGATGCGGACGGGAACGGGTGGTTGAACAAGCGTGGCTCGTTGCCGTCGCGGCTAATGAAGAAGCTGACCTGCGACGGCACCCTGAAACCCGTGTGGACCCGGGATGCGAAGCCCGTCTCCGTCGGCCGGAGCATGCGGATCGTGCCCGAACGCACCCGCCGGTTGATCGAGGACCGTGACGGTGGCTGCCGGTTCCCGGGCTGCAACGTGACCGGATTCCTGGAGAATCACCACCTGTACCACTGGTCCAAGGGTGGCGCCACGGACATCGACACGCTGATCTCGTTGTGTCCCAGGCATCACCGGGAACACCACCAGGGAGAGTTCAGCATCGAGGGTGATCCCGGCACCCCGACCGGGCTGCGGTTCACCAACCGCCACGGACTGCCCATCGAACGCGACATCCCCGATGAGATCCCCGCACCGGATCATCCGCCGCCCGAGAAGCAGCCGATCCGCGGCTGGATCATGGACACCACCTCCATCAACTTCCGCCCCACCGGCTGA
- the ileS gene encoding isoleucine--tRNA ligase, with the protein MTTYRAVPAQVDFPALEHDILKLWAANDTFEKSLAQTAGGEPWTFYEGPPTANGMPGTHHIEARVFKDLFPRYKTMRGMHVERKAGWDCHGLPVELAVEKELGFSGKPDIEAYGIEAFNEKCRESVLRHVGAFSDLTERMGYWVNMDEAYVTMSTQYVESLWWALKQIHSKGLLEEDYRVAPYCPRCGTALSDHELAQGYEDVVDPSIFVRFPLTSGPHAGTTDLLVWTTTPWTLVSNTAVAVHPEVTYRVATHPDQKPVVIAEPLAAKVLGDEWTLTETFTGAEMERWNYQRPLDLVEFPAPAHFVVLADYVTTEDGTGLVHQAPAFGEDDMQVCRAYGLPFVNPVRPDGTFEPELDLVGCAFFKDADPIIVEDLKERGVLFRKLDYEHSYPHCWRCHTALLYYAMPSWYIRTTKVKDKLIAENQDTAWHPDSIKNGRYGDWLNNNIDWALSRTRYWGTPLPIWRCEDDHQVCVGSRAELGELAGRDLSDLDPHRPFVDDVTFACPTCGKESHRVPEVIDAWFDSGSMPFAQWGYPHVEGSKEQFAKRHPADFICEAIDQTRGWFYSLMAVGTLVFDESSYRNVVCLGHILADDGRKMSKHLGNVLEPIPLMDQHGADAVRWFMACSGSPWSARRVGHQAIGETVRKVLLTYWNTVAFQSLYARAANWEPTGTAPAVSERHVLDQWLVSATQQLILDTTESLEKFDTQRYGQALAGFVDALSNWYVRRSRRRFWTGEEGALWTLHETLDVVTRLLAPIMPFVTERVWQDLFAVTAPEGPQSVHLASWPVPDESLIIPELSEAMELTRRTVELGRAARAESKVKIRQALSRMLIPSAIFEKLSPELQGEIRSELNVESVESFTSAGDVVDFLAKGNFRNLGKRFAKRTPLVAKAIGELDARWLAGQLRDLGHAVFSFEGEDIDLTPDDVIVTERPREGWSVVNEQGETVALDLELTPALIQSGLAREVIRFVQDARKHAGLDVSDRITLVIEADGPIGEAVDVHSALIAGEVLATSLTHGPVAEPTATDDELGLRVSVVKA; encoded by the coding sequence ATGACCACCTACCGAGCCGTACCCGCGCAGGTCGACTTCCCTGCCCTTGAGCACGACATCCTGAAGCTGTGGGCAGCGAACGACACGTTCGAGAAGTCCCTGGCGCAGACCGCGGGCGGCGAGCCGTGGACGTTCTACGAGGGCCCGCCCACCGCCAACGGCATGCCCGGCACGCACCACATCGAGGCGCGCGTGTTCAAGGACCTGTTCCCCCGCTACAAGACGATGCGCGGCATGCACGTCGAGCGGAAGGCCGGCTGGGACTGCCACGGCCTGCCCGTCGAGCTCGCCGTCGAGAAGGAGCTCGGCTTCTCCGGCAAGCCCGACATCGAGGCCTACGGCATCGAGGCGTTCAACGAGAAGTGCCGCGAGTCCGTGCTGCGCCACGTCGGCGCGTTCAGCGACCTGACCGAGCGCATGGGCTACTGGGTCAACATGGACGAGGCCTACGTCACCATGAGCACGCAGTACGTCGAGTCGCTGTGGTGGGCGCTCAAGCAGATCCACTCCAAGGGCCTGCTCGAGGAGGACTACCGCGTCGCCCCGTACTGCCCCCGCTGCGGCACCGCGCTGTCGGACCACGAGCTGGCGCAGGGCTACGAGGACGTCGTCGACCCGTCGATCTTCGTGCGCTTCCCGCTCACGTCCGGCCCGCACGCCGGGACCACCGACCTGCTGGTGTGGACCACCACGCCGTGGACGCTGGTGTCGAACACAGCCGTCGCGGTGCACCCCGAGGTGACGTACCGCGTCGCGACGCACCCCGACCAGAAGCCCGTCGTGATCGCCGAGCCGCTGGCCGCGAAGGTGCTGGGCGACGAGTGGACGCTCACCGAGACGTTCACGGGTGCAGAGATGGAGCGCTGGAACTACCAGCGTCCGCTCGACCTGGTCGAGTTCCCCGCGCCGGCGCACTTCGTCGTGCTCGCCGACTACGTCACCACCGAGGACGGCACGGGCCTGGTCCACCAGGCGCCGGCCTTCGGCGAGGACGACATGCAGGTGTGCCGCGCCTACGGGCTGCCGTTCGTGAACCCGGTCCGCCCCGACGGCACGTTCGAGCCCGAGCTGGATCTCGTCGGCTGCGCGTTCTTCAAGGACGCCGACCCGATCATCGTCGAGGACCTCAAGGAGCGCGGAGTCCTGTTCCGCAAGCTCGACTACGAACACTCCTACCCGCACTGCTGGCGCTGTCACACCGCGCTGCTCTACTACGCGATGCCGTCGTGGTACATCCGCACGACCAAGGTCAAGGACAAGCTGATCGCGGAGAACCAGGACACCGCCTGGCACCCCGACTCGATCAAGAACGGCCGCTACGGCGACTGGCTGAACAACAACATCGACTGGGCGCTGTCGCGGACCCGCTACTGGGGCACGCCGCTGCCGATCTGGCGATGCGAGGACGACCACCAGGTGTGCGTCGGCTCCCGCGCGGAGCTGGGTGAGCTGGCCGGGCGCGACCTGAGCGACCTGGACCCGCACCGCCCGTTCGTCGACGACGTCACCTTCGCGTGCCCGACGTGCGGCAAGGAGTCGCACCGCGTGCCCGAGGTCATCGACGCGTGGTTCGACTCCGGCTCGATGCCGTTCGCGCAGTGGGGCTACCCGCACGTCGAGGGCTCGAAGGAGCAGTTCGCCAAGCGCCACCCGGCCGACTTCATCTGCGAGGCCATCGACCAGACCCGCGGCTGGTTCTATTCGCTGATGGCCGTCGGCACGCTGGTGTTCGACGAGTCCAGCTACCGCAACGTCGTGTGCCTCGGCCACATCCTCGCCGACGACGGCCGCAAGATGAGCAAGCACCTCGGCAACGTGCTGGAGCCCATCCCGCTGATGGACCAGCACGGCGCGGACGCGGTGCGCTGGTTCATGGCGTGCTCCGGCTCGCCGTGGTCCGCCCGCCGCGTCGGCCACCAGGCCATCGGCGAGACGGTTCGCAAGGTGCTGCTGACGTACTGGAACACCGTCGCCTTCCAGTCGCTGTACGCGCGTGCCGCGAACTGGGAGCCCACCGGAACCGCCCCGGCGGTCTCCGAGCGGCACGTGCTCGACCAGTGGCTCGTCTCCGCGACGCAGCAGCTGATCCTCGACACCACCGAGTCGCTGGAGAAGTTCGACACGCAGCGCTACGGGCAGGCCCTCGCCGGCTTCGTCGACGCGCTCAGCAACTGGTACGTGCGCCGGTCGCGCCGCCGCTTCTGGACAGGCGAGGAGGGCGCGCTGTGGACGCTGCACGAGACGCTCGACGTCGTCACGCGCCTGCTGGCCCCGATCATGCCGTTCGTCACCGAGCGCGTGTGGCAGGACCTGTTCGCCGTTACCGCTCCGGAGGGCCCGCAGTCGGTACACCTGGCCTCGTGGCCGGTCCCCGACGAGTCGCTGATTATCCCCGAGCTCAGCGAGGCGATGGAGCTGACCCGCCGCACCGTCGAACTGGGTCGCGCGGCGCGCGCCGAGTCGAAGGTGAAGATCCGCCAGGCGCTCAGCCGGATGCTGATCCCGTCGGCGATCTTCGAGAAGCTCTCCCCCGAGCTGCAGGGCGAGATCCGGTCGGAGCTGAACGTCGAGTCGGTGGAGTCGTTCACCTCGGCGGGCGACGTCGTCGATTTCCTCGCGAAGGGCAACTTCCGCAACCTGGGCAAGCGGTTCGCGAAGAGGACGCCGCTGGTCGCGAAGGCGATCGGCGAGCTCGATGCGCGCTGGCTCGCCGGGCAGCTGCGCGACCTCGGCCACGCGGTGTTCAGCTTCGAGGGCGAGGACATCGACCTGACCCCCGACGACGTCATCGTCACCGAGCGGCCGCGCGAGGGCTGGTCCGTGGTCAACGAGCAGGGCGAGACCGTCGCGCTCGACCTCGAGCTGACGCCCGCGCTGATCCAGTCGGGCCTGGCCCGCGAGGTCATCCGCTTCGTGCAGGACGCGCGCAAGCACGCCGGCCTGGACGTCTCGGACCGCATCACGCTGGTGATCGAGGCCGACGGGCCGATCGGCGAGGCCGTCGACGTGCACTCGGCGCTGATCGCCGGCGAGGTGCTCGCCACGTCGCTGACGCACGGCCCCGTCGCCGAGCCGACCGCGACGGACGACGAGCTCGGCCTGAGGGTCTCGGTGGTGAAGGCATGA
- a CDS encoding IS256 family transposase, producing MEVQDEVTATGTAPLVDKDLVAQLVGDAQRLGLSVEGEGGLLAQLTKLVLESALEGEMTAHLGYDKHERVEGSENARNGTRSKTVLTKAGPVEIAVPRDRAGSFEPVVVAKRQRRLGAIEDVVLSLSARGLTHGDIAAHLADVYGSEVSKTTISTITDKVLDSMGEWQNRPLDPVYPVLFIDAIHVKVRDGQVANRPIYVALAVTVDGHRDILGLWAGDAGEGAKYWQQVLTEIKNRGVTDVLMLVCDGLEGLPESVGNVWPQTIVRLWENAWPEFVPFLQFDKEIRRIVCTTNAIESVNARIRKAVKARGHFPNEQAALKCVYLAVMALDPTGKGRARWTQRWKGALNAFEITFDGRLSAGRRY from the coding sequence ATGGAGGTCCAGGACGAGGTGACGGCGACGGGAACGGCCCCGCTGGTGGACAAGGATTTGGTGGCGCAGCTCGTGGGCGACGCGCAGCGGCTGGGGCTGTCGGTGGAGGGCGAGGGCGGGCTGCTGGCGCAGCTGACCAAGCTGGTCCTGGAGTCGGCCCTGGAGGGCGAGATGACCGCGCATCTGGGCTATGACAAGCATGAGCGGGTCGAGGGCAGCGAGAACGCCCGCAACGGGACCCGGTCGAAGACGGTGCTGACGAAGGCCGGCCCGGTCGAGATCGCTGTGCCGAGGGATCGGGCCGGGTCGTTCGAGCCGGTCGTGGTGGCGAAGCGGCAACGGCGGCTGGGGGCGATCGAGGATGTGGTGTTGTCCCTGTCGGCTCGCGGGCTGACCCACGGCGACATCGCGGCGCATCTGGCCGACGTGTATGGCTCTGAGGTGTCGAAGACCACGATCTCGACGATCACCGACAAGGTCCTGGACTCGATGGGCGAGTGGCAGAACCGGCCGCTGGACCCGGTGTATCCGGTGCTGTTCATCGACGCGATCCATGTCAAAGTCCGTGACGGGCAGGTCGCGAACCGGCCGATCTACGTCGCGTTGGCGGTCACCGTCGACGGCCACCGCGACATCCTCGGGCTGTGGGCCGGTGACGCCGGCGAGGGCGCCAAGTACTGGCAGCAGGTGCTGACCGAGATCAAGAACCGCGGCGTGACGGACGTGTTGATGCTGGTGTGCGACGGGCTGGAAGGCTTGCCCGAGTCGGTCGGGAACGTGTGGCCGCAAACGATCGTGCGCTTGTGGGAGAACGCGTGGCCGGAGTTCGTCCCGTTCCTGCAGTTCGACAAGGAGATCCGCCGGATCGTGTGCACCACCAACGCGATCGAGTCGGTCAACGCTCGGATCCGCAAAGCCGTCAAGGCCCGCGGGCACTTCCCCAACGAGCAGGCCGCGCTCAAGTGCGTCTACCTCGCTGTGATGGCGCTGGACCCCACCGGCAAGGGACGAGCACGTTGGACGCAGCGCTGGAAGGGTGCCCTGAACGCGTTCGAGATCACCTTCGACGGTCGGCTCTCCGCCGGCCGCCGATATTGA
- a CDS encoding Gfo/Idh/MocA family protein, whose product MSTVRWGIVGTGEIANAVAGDFQFVPEAELAAVASRTQDKADRFAAQFAVPRAYGSYEGLLEAPDIDVVYIATPHPMHRDIALAAIGCGKAVLVEKAFTATQAGAKAVVDAARASGVFCMEAMWTRFQPVVAAAREVVAWGRIGDVIAVQGDLYAQRDFEPGHRLFEKDLGGGAILDLGVYVVNFAQAFLGDVKAIDCMTRLYGTGVEKAASINLTHSAGGLSSLTCGFDGPGPGRMSIIGTKGWIEVEPRFHHPTKISIHRAGVLPRIIEARPMGRGYSHEIAEVTACIDEGLTESTTMPLQDTLEVMRVLETCLRQSGIYHHEAHVELS is encoded by the coding sequence ATGAGCACCGTGCGCTGGGGAATCGTTGGGACCGGTGAGATCGCGAATGCGGTGGCCGGTGACTTCCAGTTCGTGCCCGAGGCCGAACTTGCGGCCGTCGCGTCGCGCACGCAGGACAAGGCCGACCGGTTCGCGGCGCAGTTCGCGGTGCCGAGGGCCTACGGCAGCTACGAAGGTCTACTCGAGGCGCCCGACATCGACGTCGTCTACATCGCCACACCGCATCCGATGCACCGCGACATCGCGCTGGCGGCCATCGGATGCGGCAAGGCCGTCCTCGTCGAGAAGGCCTTCACCGCCACGCAGGCGGGGGCGAAGGCGGTCGTCGACGCAGCGAGGGCGAGTGGCGTGTTCTGCATGGAAGCCATGTGGACGAGGTTCCAGCCTGTCGTCGCGGCGGCCCGAGAGGTCGTCGCCTGGGGGAGGATCGGGGACGTGATCGCCGTGCAGGGCGACCTCTACGCCCAGCGCGACTTCGAGCCCGGCCATCGACTCTTCGAGAAGGACCTCGGCGGCGGCGCGATCCTCGACCTCGGGGTCTACGTCGTGAACTTCGCGCAGGCCTTCCTCGGCGACGTGAAGGCGATCGACTGCATGACCCGCCTCTACGGCACGGGCGTCGAGAAGGCCGCCAGCATCAATCTGACGCACAGCGCGGGAGGCCTCTCGTCGCTGACCTGCGGTTTCGACGGTCCCGGCCCCGGGAGGATGTCGATCATCGGGACGAAGGGATGGATCGAGGTGGAACCCCGGTTCCACCATCCGACGAAGATCTCCATCCACCGCGCCGGGGTGTTGCCGCGGATCATCGAGGCCCGCCCGATGGGGCGTGGCTACAGCCACGAGATCGCCGAGGTGACAGCCTGCATCGACGAGGGCCTCACCGAGTCGACCACCATGCCGCTGCAGGACACACTCGAGGTAATGCGCGTGCTGGAGACCTGCCTGCGGCAGTCGGGCATCTACCACCATGAGGCGCACGTCGAACTGAGCTGA
- a CDS encoding 5'-methylthioadenosine/adenosylhomocysteine nucleosidase has product MRIAIIAALAEELSAILDAARLEGPVLTAQLVGVEVHHGTLAGREVLIAQSGVGKVAAAATAAVLCERADAVVMVGTAGALGEGVKPGDVVVATELLQHDFDARPVWDRWVTPSIGLSRVPADQLLTAALAASASKVCAVHRPDLAELGLPTPSVHRGLIVSGDLFITSEAVSSTLKADLPDALAVEMEGAAVAQICHQAGVPFAVARTISDGADDRTSLDFPTFLQAVAAPYAHDLVVGTLELLD; this is encoded by the coding sequence ATGAGAATCGCAATTATCGCCGCCCTGGCCGAAGAGCTGTCCGCCATCCTCGATGCCGCTCGCCTCGAGGGCCCCGTGCTGACGGCTCAGCTGGTCGGGGTCGAGGTGCACCACGGCACGCTCGCCGGCCGCGAGGTCCTGATCGCACAGTCCGGCGTCGGGAAGGTCGCCGCGGCGGCCACAGCCGCCGTGCTGTGCGAGCGAGCCGACGCCGTCGTGATGGTGGGCACTGCCGGCGCCCTCGGCGAGGGCGTCAAGCCCGGCGACGTGGTCGTGGCCACGGAGCTACTGCAGCACGACTTCGACGCCCGGCCCGTCTGGGACCGGTGGGTCACCCCGTCGATCGGCCTGTCTCGGGTGCCCGCCGACCAACTGCTGACGGCTGCGCTCGCCGCGTCCGCGTCGAAGGTGTGCGCCGTCCACCGGCCCGACCTCGCCGAGCTGGGGCTCCCCACACCGTCGGTCCACCGTGGGCTGATCGTGTCGGGCGACCTGTTCATCACGTCGGAGGCCGTGTCGTCGACGCTCAAGGCCGACCTGCCCGACGCGCTGGCCGTCGAGATGGAGGGCGCGGCGGTCGCGCAGATCTGCCACCAGGCGGGGGTTCCGTTCGCCGTCGCCCGGACGATCTCGGACGGGGCCGACGACCGGACGTCGCTGGACTTCCCGACGTTCCTGCAAGCGGTCGCGGCCCCCTACGCCCACGACCTCGTCGTCGGCACGCTGGAGCTCCTCGACTGA